From Aerosakkonema funiforme FACHB-1375, the proteins below share one genomic window:
- a CDS encoding Nif11-like leader peptide family natural product precursor yields the protein MLQNLIQPINAEDLPAEELRFIKAQQAIYELCKAVEQDSEIKSQLETAKSPETFLEIAAENGYEFTILDMQFALQWAKEKTEINNDEFDDYELNEEELEMVAGGTIAGRAMSRNSYWHPTGICVNQQCFHLTYASTEDREKLEQALETMEVWRWKGNGTVEVADLNGIYGRYELKNMAYDGLAVGILQDRSGKSTYSSDSAILSLIV from the coding sequence ATGTTACAAAATTTGATTCAACCGATTAACGCCGAAGATTTACCAGCAGAAGAGTTGCGTTTTATCAAAGCCCAGCAAGCCATTTACGAGTTGTGTAAAGCTGTTGAGCAAGATAGCGAGATAAAATCCCAATTGGAAACGGCTAAATCCCCGGAAACTTTTCTAGAAATAGCTGCCGAAAATGGCTACGAATTTACAATTTTAGATATGCAATTTGCCCTGCAATGGGCTAAAGAAAAAACCGAGATAAATAACGACGAATTCGACGACTACGAACTCAACGAAGAAGAGTTAGAAATGGTCGCGGGCGGAACGATTGCTGGACGAGCTATGTCTAGAAATAGTTATTGGCACCCAACAGGTATTTGCGTTAATCAACAATGTTTCCACTTAACTTATGCTTCGACTGAGGATAGAGAGAAACTAGAACAAGCACTAGAAACGATGGAAGTATGGCGTTGGAAAGGTAACGGTACAGTCGAAGTCGCCGATTTAAATGGGATATATGGCAGGTACGAGCTAAAAAACATGGCTTATGATGGGCTGGCAGTGGGTATATTGCAGGATAGATCGGGTAAATCGACTTACTCCTCAGATAGTGCTATTCTCAGCCTCATTGTTTAG